GCGTTGGACCGCGGCGGGGTCAGGGTCGTCGGGCGCCCACCCAAGTTCAGGTTCCGCATGCCGCCCGAACCGAGCGAAGGAATAACGTTCTTCGGCGGCGCGGGCGGGGCAACCGGGGTCGCGGGCGCGACCGGCTTCACCGGGGCCTCAGCCACCACAACGGGCGCGGGCGGCGCAACGGGTTCGTGCGCCGGGGCCGGCGGCGGAGACACGGCCGCGGGCGCGGAAACAACGGGCGGGGGCGCTGCCGGCTGAGCGACAACGGGGGCGACGGGTTCGGCGGGCTTCGCTGCCGGCTTCGGGAGCGGTTTCGGGATGGTTTGAATGGGTTGTTTTGCGATTGAGGGAATGACGTTCTTCGGCGGAACGCCGGGCGCGGGTGCGGGGGGGTGACCGGGTCCGGCCTTCGGACCCTTCTTGGTGCGTTCCTTCAGCGCGTCGGCCTGTTCCGGTAACAAGCCGCTCAACTGATTGGTGATGTCGGCGTATCCGAGTTCCTTGCAATAGTCGAGGAGCAGTTTGCTCTCGACGTTCAGCTCCTTAGCCAGGGTAAAGACCCGGACCTTCTTTTCCTTGGCGTCCTTCGTGTCTTTCGACGTCGTATTCGACAAGCGGAACTCCTCTGGGGGTGCTCCGAACAACCCCCGAACCGGCCCGCATACAGCGGGCATGCCGGATCGACCGATCGCGCCCCGAACGAGTTATATTCTAATCACACCGCGTCCGCTGAAAAGGGGACTCTGGGTAGGAGCGCGGAATGTGGAAAAAGGACGCGACAACGGGAGAGCCCGGCACCGGGCCGTTGGCTCCCGAATCGCGCCCGCGGTCCACAGGCCCGCGCCGTTACTCGTTACTCATTCGGCCGGCTTCTCCGCGTCGGAAGGCGCGGGCGCCGGGGTCTCGGTCTCCTCACTGGAATTAGAGACGATCGCAGGCTCTTCGGGTTCGGAGACTTCGGAAGTTTCCCCAACATCAGAACTCGCGAGGCCCTCGGCCCCTTCCGCGACTTCTCCGGTTTCCGCGGCGGCACCCTCCGCGCCATCGCCGCCCTCGGCCGCCTGTGCTTCCGCATCGGCCTGAGCCTGTTCCGCGTCGACCCGGGCCTGCTCTTCGGCCTGGCGCCGCTCGTCCTCGACGCTCTGCTCCATCACGTCCGCGTACTCCTCCGCGTACATGACGACCTCGTCGGCCTGGTCCTCGGGGAGCCCCGAGAACTCGGCGAGCCCGGCCGCGTCGATGCAGGTGATGTCGTTGTAAGAGAGGAACCCTTCTTCGATGAGCACGTTCGTGAGTTCGAGCGAGGCGTTCGGGAGCTGCCCGAACCAGCGCTCGGCGCGCTCCAGCGATTCCGCCAGTTCGTCGTGCGTCATGATCTCGATGTCCCAGCCCACGAGCTTGGACGCGAGCCGCACGTTCTGCCCGCGGCGCCCGATGGCGAGCGACAGTTGGTCGTCGGTCACGAGCACGATGGCCCGGCCGAGGCGCGGGTAGGTGAACACGTCCGAGATCTGCGCCGGCTGGAGCGCGTTGGGGATGAGCACCTGGAGCGCGTCGTTCCAGCGCACGATGTCGATGCGCTCGCCGTTCAGCTCCTCGATCACGTTCTTGATGCGGCTCCCGCGGACCCCGACGCACGCGCCGACCGCGTCTACTTTCATGTCGATCGAGGTGACCGCCACCTTGGACCGGTACCCGGCTTCGCGTGCGACCGCGCGGATGTCGATGATGCGCTCGTCGATCTCGGGGATCTCTTCCTCGAAGAGCGCCTTCACGAACTCCGGGTGCGCGCGGGACAGCACGATCTTCACGCGGTTGCCCTGCTTGCGCACTTCCATGACGATCGCCTTGACGCGCTCGCCGACGTGGTGCGTTTCGCCCGGGATCTGTTCGCTCCGCGGCAGCAGCGCCTCGCTCTTACCCAACGAGACAATGGCAGTACCGGCGTCCACGCGGGTCACGGTGCCGACGAGCAGTTCGTACTTCTTGCCGGTGAACTCGTTGTACACCGTGTCCGATTCGGCCTCGCGGATCTTCTGAATGATCATCTGCTTGGCCGACTGCGCCGCGATGCGCCCGAGCGTGATCGGATCGAGTTCTTGATCCCCGTACTTGGCGACGATGTGACCGGTCGCCTCGTCGATGCTGACGAACACACCCTCTTCCACCTGGAAGTGCCGTTCGGCGGCCACCTGGATCGCGGACGCGATGCCCTTGAAGATCACGTCCTTGGCGATTTTCCGCTCTTCGTGGAGCTTGTCGACGAGCTCGAGGATCTTGGCCCCCGTGTTGTCGATCTTCTCTTTTTCTTTCTTGATCGCCATGCTCATGGCCCTCGGCGGGGTGCCGGCGAAAAAACGCCGACACCGGCTGGGATTACGCTCCACGCCGCGGTTGTCGGGTGCGGCCCGGGCGGTCGAATGTGACCGAAGGGACCGACGCCCGACACCCCGACGCGGGCGGCCCGAAGCCGGTGCATCGTTGGTGTGGTTGTCACCCGTATTGTTGCGCCCACTGAGCGCGGAAGCAAGAGGGGCAGTTGAGAAAAAATATCAGAAGAACTGAGCTGCACTTTGGTAAATGACTCGTATGCACCGGTTAGTGAGAATCGGCGCCCGTTAAACCCGGAACTCCCCGCACGGCTCGCCGTTTGCACAACGCGATCATGCGAGCCCCAGTTTCTGGAACGGGACCAGTTATGATCGTTGTTCTAATGGGTGTATCGGGTTCGGGTAAATCGACTATCGGCAAGATCCTCGCCGAGCAGCTCGGCTGGACTTTCGTTGAAGCCGACGATTACCACCCGCCCGCGAACGTCGAAAAGATGCGCCGCGGGCAGCCTCTTACGGACGAAGACCGGCGCCCGTGGCTCCACGAACTCCGCGACCGGATTGACACTGCTTGCGCGCGAGGTGAAAACGTCGTTCTGGCCTGTTCCGCGTTGAAGCATGCGTACCAGGACTACCTGGAGCGGAACGAACCAGCGTGTGTGCAGTACGTGTACCTCCACGGTTCGGAAGAACTCATCCGCCAGCGCCTCGCGGCCCGCAAGGGCCACTTCATGAACCCGAAGTTGCTCCACAGCCAGTTCGAGACGCTGGAGCCACCCGCGGACGCGATTCGCGTCGACATCGCCCCCGCGCCCGAAGTAATCGCGGCGGAAGTGAAGAAGAAACTCGGTTTGTGATAAATAGCTGTTCGCGGGCGCCGCGTGACTGCGCGCGACGGGCCGTGTAAGATGCTGCGGGACTCAAATTCGGTGGCATTCGGTTAGTTCAACTGAGGTTTTGCCTCGTCGCCCGGCCCACCACACTCGGCCGCGCGAAACCGGTGAGGTACAAGGGCAGGTATGGCCAAGGAACTCGACCGCGGCGTGCTCACCGGGATCTGGCTCCTCGCCGCCCTCGTCGTTATCAACGCCGGCGTCTCCTACTGGAACACGCGCAAGGTCCACGATGACGCGCGTCAGGTCGCCCACACGCAGGAGGTGCTGACCGCCCTCGGCGCCGTCCGCGCCAGCGCGTGCGACATCGAAGCCGCCCAGCGCACCTTCATTCTGACCGGTGCGGACCGGGACCGTGCGGCGTTTCAGAACGCCGAGGGCCAAACCCGAGCGAAACTCACTCGGCTCACCGAACTCACCGCCGACAACCCCGACCAACAGGCCCGGATCGCGGCCCTCGGCGCCCACGTCGATCGGGCCGTCGATCGGCTCAGCGCGACGGTGGCCGTGCGCGACGCGCGCGGCCTTGAAGCCGCCAGGGAGATCGTCGCGCAGGGCGAAAGCCGCCAACTACTAGACGACGCGGATCGCACCGCCAACGAGATCGAAACCGCCGAGCAAACGCTCCTCCGTGAACGGGCGATCGAAACCGAGCGGGCGTACCTTCACGCGCGCCTGTTCGGTGCCGCGTCCGCGGTATTCGGGCTGACCGCGGTGGGCATGTTCGTTTGGTTGCTCCGGCACGGCACTCGGGCGCGCGAGGCCGCAGCCGCAAAAGTGTGGGAGCAGCGTGAGTGGTTGCGCACCACGCTCGCGAGCATCGGGGACGCTGTCATCGCGACCGATCCCGCGGGGAACATCACGTTCCTCAATTCGGTCGCCGAGACGCTCACCGACTGGCACAACGGCACGGCGGTCGGGCGCCCGCTCACCGAAGTGTTCCGGATCGTCAACGAATCGACCCGCGTGCCGGTCGAGAATCCGGCGCTCCGGGCGCTCAAGTCCGGCACGATCGTCGGGCTCGCGAACCACACGATCCTGATCGCGAAAGACGGAACCGAGTACCCGATCGACGATTCCGCCGCCCCGATCCGGACCCCCGACGGGCGCGTGGTCGGGGCCGTTCTCGTGTTCCGCGACATTACCGAGCGGAAGCGCGAAGAGGGCGAGCGCGAGCGCCTCGCCGAAACGCTCCGGCTCGCCGTGGCCGCCGCGGACCTCGGGACGTGGGACTGGGAGCCCAAAACCGACCGGGTCACCCTCTCCGAGCGCACGATCGAGATTATCGGTGCGGCCCCGGGGCCGAACCACACCCGGGAGTGGATGCGAAGGGTGATTCACCCCGACCATCGGGACCGGGCACGAAATGAGGCCGCGCGCGCCGTATCCACTCGGGCCGATTACGACATCGAGTACCCGCTCGAGCGCGACGCCTCGGTCTGGATTTCGGCCCGCGGGCGCGGCGTATACGACGAGTCCGGGGAGCTGGTCCGGATGCTCGGCGTGGTCCAGGACATCACCACCCAGAAGAACACCGAATCGGCACTGCGCGAGAGCGCGAACCAGCAGCAGTTCCTGGCGGAACTGGCCACGACGACGCAATCGATACCCGGGGCCAGCGAGGTGATGGCCGCCACCGCCCGGCTCCTGGCCGAATACTTGAACGCCGACCGTTGCGCCTACGCGGAAGTGGCCGACGAATCGGTGTTCGTCGTGACGGGCGATTACACACGGGGCGTACCGAGTATGGTCGGGCGCTGGCCGGTCGCGGCCTTCGGCTCCGAGTGCGTGCGCCAGATGCTCGCGAACGAAGCCTACGTCGTTCACGACACGCACACCGACCCGCGGATCGGGATCGCCGACCTGCCCGCATACGAGGCCGCCGCGATTCGCTCTGTGATCTGCGTACCACTTCACAAGGTCGGGCAATTCACGGCGGCGATGGCCGTACACCAGAAAACCCCGCGGCGCTGGACGCCCGCGGAAATTCAGCTCGTCACGACCGTGGTCGGCCGGTGCTGGGAAGCCCTCGAACGCGCGCGAGCGGCCGAAGCCGAGCAGCGGCTCCACGCGGAAATTCTCGCCGAGCGGGGGCAGTTGGCCGAAGTGTTCCAGCACTCGCTCTCGTTCATGGCCGTTCTGCGCGGGCCGGCCCTCGTGTTCGAGCGCGTCAACGACCGTTTTTCCGAACTGGTCGGCAACCGGGACGTGATCGGCCAGGCGGTCCGCGAGGCCGTGCCCGAAGTCGAGGGGCAGGGGTTCTTCGAGATCCTGGATCGCACGTACCGAACCGGAGAAACGTATGTCGCGACGGACGCGCGGGTCATGCTCCGAACCAAGGACGGGGAGCTAGAAGAACGAATTCTGGAGTTTGTTTACCAGGCGATGCGCGACGCGACCGGCGCGATATCCGGCATCCTCGTCCAGGGCATCGACCTGACCGACCACAAGCGCGCGGAGGCCGAACTCGCTCGCGTAACGGCCGCGTCCGAGCGGCGCCGGCGCCTTTACGAGACAGCGCTGTCGAACACCCCGGACCTGATATACGTGTTCGATTTGGAGCACCGGTTCACCTACGCCAACGAAGCCCTGCTCGCGATGTGGGGCAAAACCTGGGACGAGGCAATCGGGCTCACCTGCTCGCAACTCGGGTACGAGCCGTGGCATGCGGCCATGCACGACCAGGAAATCGAGCAAGTGGCGACCACGAAGCGCCCGATCCGCGGGGAAGTGCCGTTCACAGGAACGAACGGGCGCCGGATCTACGACTACATCTTCGCTCCCGTTTTCGGCGCGCAGGGCGAGATCGAAGCGGTCGCCGGCACCACACGCGACGTGACCGACCGGCAAGCAATGGAGCAGGAATTACGGGAGGCCGACAAGCGCAAGGACGAGTTCATCGCGCTCCTGGCGCACGAACTGCGTAACCCGCTAGCCCCGATCCGCAACGGACTGCAAGTCCTGCGCTTGGCAGGAAACGACGCGACCGCCCTGGAGCGCACCCGCGTCATGATGGACCGGCAGCTCTCGCACATGGTGCGCCTAGTCGACGACCTGCTCGATGCGTCCCGGATCGGCCGCAACAAACTGGAACTGCGACTCGCGCGCGTGTCCCTGTCCGAAGTGCTCGCAAGTGCGATCGAAACGGCGCGCCCGCTCATCGATAGCACGGGACACACACTCAATGTCTCGCTCCCGACGGAACTCGTTCCCCTTGATGCCGATTTAACGCGCCTCGCCCAAGTCTTCAGTAACCTGCTGACGAACAGCGCCAAATACACGCCGCGTGGTGGGCAGATTACCGTGTCGGCCGAGTGCAACGGCGGGGAAGTTGTTGTGGCGGTCCGGGACACGGGAATCGGTATTCCCGCCCGGTCGCTCCCCAGCGTCTTCGACATGTTCTCTCAAGTGGATCGATCGATCGAGCGCAGCACGGGCGGCCTCGGCATCGGTCTGGCACTGGTCAAAGGTCTCGTCGAGATGCACGGCGGCACGGTGACGGCTGCGAGCGAGGGACCGGGGAAGGGGAGTACGTTCGCCGTTCGATTACCGGTCCCGGCGGACCAATCAGAACCGCTCCCAGAACCGCACGCAAATGCTCCGGTCCCGGTCAAGCACCGGCGGCGCGTGCTTGTTGTGGACGACAACCGCGACGGGGCCGAGTCGATGGCTGAGATGCTCGGATTGTTGGGAGACGAAGTACAAACTGCGCACGACGGTTTGGAAGCCGTGACCGCGGCCGAAGAGTTCCGGCCCGAACTGATTCTCATGGATATGGG
This region of Gemmata massiliana genomic DNA includes:
- the nusA gene encoding transcription termination factor NusA; the protein is MAIKKEKEKIDNTGAKILELVDKLHEERKIAKDVIFKGIASAIQVAAERHFQVEEGVFVSIDEATGHIVAKYGDQELDPITLGRIAAQSAKQMIIQKIREAESDTVYNEFTGKKYELLVGTVTRVDAGTAIVSLGKSEALLPRSEQIPGETHHVGERVKAIVMEVRKQGNRVKIVLSRAHPEFVKALFEEEIPEIDERIIDIRAVAREAGYRSKVAVTSIDMKVDAVGACVGVRGSRIKNVIEELNGERIDIVRWNDALQVLIPNALQPAQISDVFTYPRLGRAIVLVTDDQLSLAIGRRGQNVRLASKLVGWDIEIMTHDELAESLERAERWFGQLPNASLELTNVLIEEGFLSYNDITCIDAAGLAEFSGLPEDQADEVVMYAEEYADVMEQSVEDERRQAEEQARVDAEQAQADAEAQAAEGGDGAEGAAAETGEVAEGAEGLASSDVGETSEVSEPEEPAIVSNSSEETETPAPAPSDAEKPAE
- a CDS encoding gluconokinase; amino-acid sequence: MIVVLMGVSGSGKSTIGKILAEQLGWTFVEADDYHPPANVEKMRRGQPLTDEDRRPWLHELRDRIDTACARGENVVLACSALKHAYQDYLERNEPACVQYVYLHGSEELIRQRLAARKGHFMNPKLLHSQFETLEPPADAIRVDIAPAPEVIAAEVKKKLGL
- a CDS encoding PAS domain S-box protein, with amino-acid sequence MAKELDRGVLTGIWLLAALVVINAGVSYWNTRKVHDDARQVAHTQEVLTALGAVRASACDIEAAQRTFILTGADRDRAAFQNAEGQTRAKLTRLTELTADNPDQQARIAALGAHVDRAVDRLSATVAVRDARGLEAAREIVAQGESRQLLDDADRTANEIETAEQTLLRERAIETERAYLHARLFGAASAVFGLTAVGMFVWLLRHGTRAREAAAAKVWEQREWLRTTLASIGDAVIATDPAGNITFLNSVAETLTDWHNGTAVGRPLTEVFRIVNESTRVPVENPALRALKSGTIVGLANHTILIAKDGTEYPIDDSAAPIRTPDGRVVGAVLVFRDITERKREEGERERLAETLRLAVAAADLGTWDWEPKTDRVTLSERTIEIIGAAPGPNHTREWMRRVIHPDHRDRARNEAARAVSTRADYDIEYPLERDASVWISARGRGVYDESGELVRMLGVVQDITTQKNTESALRESANQQQFLAELATTTQSIPGASEVMAATARLLAEYLNADRCAYAEVADESVFVVTGDYTRGVPSMVGRWPVAAFGSECVRQMLANEAYVVHDTHTDPRIGIADLPAYEAAAIRSVICVPLHKVGQFTAAMAVHQKTPRRWTPAEIQLVTTVVGRCWEALERARAAEAEQRLHAEILAERGQLAEVFQHSLSFMAVLRGPALVFERVNDRFSELVGNRDVIGQAVREAVPEVEGQGFFEILDRTYRTGETYVATDARVMLRTKDGELEERILEFVYQAMRDATGAISGILVQGIDLTDHKRAEAELARVTAASERRRRLYETALSNTPDLIYVFDLEHRFTYANEALLAMWGKTWDEAIGLTCSQLGYEPWHAAMHDQEIEQVATTKRPIRGEVPFTGTNGRRIYDYIFAPVFGAQGEIEAVAGTTRDVTDRQAMEQELREADKRKDEFIALLAHELRNPLAPIRNGLQVLRLAGNDATALERTRVMMDRQLSHMVRLVDDLLDASRIGRNKLELRLARVSLSEVLASAIETARPLIDSTGHTLNVSLPTELVPLDADLTRLAQVFSNLLTNSAKYTPRGGQITVSAECNGGEVVVAVRDTGIGIPARSLPSVFDMFSQVDRSIERSTGGLGIGLALVKGLVEMHGGTVTAASEGPGKGSTFAVRLPVPADQSEPLPEPHANAPVPVKHRRRVLVVDDNRDGAESMAEMLGLLGDEVQTAHDGLEAVTAAEEFRPELILMDMGMPKLNGLDATRRIRSHSWGREMIIIALTGWGQENDRERSREAGCDGHLVKPMNFSELDKLLNTLGAKQK